A genomic region of Garciella nitratireducens DSM 15102 contains the following coding sequences:
- a CDS encoding alpha/beta fold hydrolase: MYKKVILVHGFFKTNRDMMDLKKNLEKLGYQGIALNLPLTFHEIQYGAKCFENKMDKILNNLSKEEKVSLVGHSTGGLIIRTFLSNTKQINKIHRAILISTPNEGCQLAELADKKFPMMTSIFKTLKTLTPENVEKLNINHRKEVEIGVIAGNKSDLLLRKLIKGENDGRVELYSTQYANSIDSIVLPLNHNEIHHQFLVAQLIDEFLRTGKFSK, encoded by the coding sequence ATGTATAAAAAAGTAATTTTAGTTCATGGCTTTTTCAAGACTAACAGAGATATGATGGATTTAAAAAAAAACTTAGAAAAATTAGGATATCAAGGGATTGCCTTAAATTTGCCCTTAACTTTTCATGAAATTCAATATGGAGCAAAGTGCTTTGAAAACAAGATGGATAAAATTTTAAACAATCTTTCTAAAGAAGAAAAAGTTAGTTTAGTAGGACACAGCACAGGGGGGCTTATTATACGAACATTTTTATCTAATACTAAACAGATAAATAAAATTCATAGAGCGATATTAATTAGTACTCCCAATGAGGGATGCCAATTAGCAGAATTGGCAGATAAAAAATTTCCTATGATGACTTCTATTTTTAAAACTTTAAAAACCTTAACTCCTGAAAATGTAGAAAAATTAAATATAAATCATAGAAAGGAAGTGGAAATAGGAGTAATCGCTGGGAATAAGAGTGATTTACTTCTTAGAAAATTGATTAAGGGAGAAAATGATGGAAGAGTAGAATTATATTCTACTCAATATGCAAACAGCATAGATTCTATAGTTCTTCCTTTAAATCATAATGAAATACATCATCAATTTTTAGTTGCACAATTAATAGATGAATTTTTACGGACTGGGAAATTTTCAAAGTAA